A single genomic interval of Bradyrhizobium sp. AZCC 1693 harbors:
- a CDS encoding ATP-binding protein translates to MARLDRLAPVRGIAQIGAAIGREFSYELMQAVSKLADHELSPLLDQFVASELVQQRGSPPDALYTFKHALVQDAAYETLLKSQRARIHAQIAEAIKRDFPEMSARHPDVLAHHCSEAGLFEEAIGYWLKAGHLAAGRFANIEAAVNLEKGLELLDRIPADAVRDRTEFELWAALGPALNVTRGYGAPETIAAYEHARDLLRSVNDPSRSGPIYHGLFSAYYSRANFDKALETGKEFLSRAGDQADASSLCIGHRMIACAQNSIGDFALALDHAEQALANYDVDRHGPLAWRFNHDLGVSARCHLGISLWHAGYPERSRAIEREALEFAANLNHPNTIGYALYFAGGISAVRRRDPEALADCARRLGAHAKHHGLPHWSARSAWFEALAILAHGSAAEAIVRIQAAMGLCGQVGNYSFRPAMLGGLAVANLAAGRADEALRVADEALQVAEQTSERGFDAELWRVKAEAVLAIGESNAQAMAESHLDTALQVARSQASRMLELRAATSVARLWIHQDRTTEASNLIGPVFGWFTEGFAEPDLQDAKNVIDRVSRC, encoded by the coding sequence GTGGCGAGGCTCGATCGGCTCGCGCCGGTGCGCGGCATCGCCCAGATCGGAGCCGCCATCGGGCGCGAGTTCTCGTATGAGCTGATGCAGGCGGTGTCGAAGCTGGCCGACCACGAGCTTTCGCCGCTTCTCGACCAGTTCGTGGCATCCGAACTCGTCCAACAACGGGGCAGCCCGCCGGACGCGCTGTATACCTTCAAGCACGCGCTGGTCCAGGATGCCGCCTACGAGACTCTGCTGAAGAGCCAGCGTGCTCGAATTCACGCGCAGATAGCCGAGGCCATCAAGCGCGATTTTCCGGAGATGTCAGCAAGGCACCCGGACGTGCTGGCACATCACTGCAGCGAAGCAGGCCTGTTTGAGGAGGCAATTGGATATTGGCTGAAGGCGGGCCATCTCGCGGCAGGCCGGTTCGCCAATATCGAGGCGGCCGTCAACCTTGAGAAGGGCCTGGAACTCCTTGACCGGATTCCGGCGGATGCTGTCCGTGACCGGACGGAGTTCGAGCTCTGGGCGGCGCTGGGACCCGCGCTCAATGTGACACGGGGGTATGGCGCCCCCGAAACCATCGCCGCCTATGAGCACGCGCGCGACCTTCTTCGCTCAGTCAATGATCCGTCGCGGTCAGGGCCGATCTATCACGGCCTTTTTTCCGCGTATTACAGCCGCGCGAATTTCGATAAGGCCTTGGAGACCGGCAAGGAATTTCTGAGTCGGGCGGGGGACCAGGCTGATGCGTCCTCTCTCTGCATCGGCCATCGCATGATTGCCTGCGCCCAAAACTCGATTGGGGACTTCGCATTGGCGTTGGACCACGCGGAACAAGCGTTGGCGAACTATGATGTGGATCGCCACGGACCGCTTGCTTGGCGCTTCAATCATGACCTTGGCGTCAGCGCGAGATGTCATCTCGGCATCTCCCTGTGGCATGCCGGGTATCCGGAGCGATCGCGGGCGATCGAGCGCGAGGCGCTGGAATTTGCGGCGAACCTCAATCACCCCAACACGATCGGTTATGCGTTGTACTTTGCCGGCGGCATCTCGGCGGTCCGGCGCCGCGATCCGGAAGCACTCGCCGACTGTGCCCGTAGGCTGGGTGCCCATGCTAAGCATCACGGCCTGCCGCACTGGTCTGCGAGGAGCGCGTGGTTCGAGGCGCTTGCAATCCTCGCTCACGGAAGCGCAGCCGAAGCCATTGTGCGGATACAGGCCGCCATGGGCTTGTGCGGCCAGGTTGGCAATTATTCTTTCCGTCCGGCAATGCTGGGCGGGCTCGCGGTGGCCAATCTGGCGGCCGGACGCGCCGACGAAGCACTGCGCGTCGCGGATGAGGCGTTGCAAGTGGCGGAACAAACCAGCGAACGAGGGTTCGACGCGGAGCTGTGGCGGGTGAAGGCGGAAGCGGTGCTGGCAATCGGCGAGAGCAATGCCCAAGCCATGGCCGAGAGCCACCTTGATACGGCGCTTCAGGTCGCACGGAGCCAGGCGTCAAGGATGCTCGAGTTGCGTGCCGCAACATCGGTTGCGCGGCTCTGGATCCATCAGGATCGGACGACTGAAGCCTCCAACCTGATCGGACCCGTCTTTGGCTGGTTTACGGAAGGGTTTGCCGAACCGGACTTACAGGATGCAAAGAACGTGATCGACCGGGTCAGCAGATGCTAA
- a CDS encoding adenylate/guanylate cyclase domain-containing protein: MVSVMGDLGGSALPFRFRRQFVPLPYGRRQSRCRDSRRRQEPPPSNCTARRLFPLTTAKHGYNVKLPARLWLRDAKRGVQMDCPRCGSANPDGKSFCGDCGERLPRRCKVCGNESAPGKKFCADCGAPLAAAGSGTAARRTRVFAPAATAANTAERRQLTVMFCDLVGSTALSARIDPEDLREVIATYHGCVAEVVDHYGGFVAKYMGDGLLIYFGYPNAHEDDAERAARAGLAVSRAVGQLQTEHNVEPLKVRVGIATGLVVVGDLIGAGAAQEQAVVGETPNLAARLQALAEPGAVLICASTRRLIGSLFDYRDLDTVALKGIAEPVHATQVLRESAIESRFEALHPGRTPLVARDEELDVLVRRWSQVKGGEGRVVLISGEPGIGKSRLTVALQEAVAGEPHVHLRYFCSPHRTQTALHPIISQLEHAAGFDRSDSNETKLDKLEAMLTLSSGQVAQDAALFAELLSIPTGERYSDPALSPQRRKELLLQRLVGQISGLAERSPVLMIQEDVHWADPTSRDLLDRTIEHIRALPVLFIVTFRPEFVPPWLGQPHVTALGLSRLGPRDNAEMIARVAGGKELPAALKEQIVARTDGVPLFVEELTKSVLESGALREQEHAMCSQAHCRRSPCRRPCKPPSWRGSIGSRRCAASPRSEPPSGASSRMS; this comes from the coding sequence ATGGTCTCGGTCATGGGCGACCTTGGGGGATCCGCTCTGCCTTTCCGGTTCAGACGTCAGTTTGTTCCGCTACCCTACGGGCGTCGTCAATCTCGATGCCGAGATAGCCGACGGCGCCAGGAACCCCCTCCCAGCAACTGCACTGCGCGCAGGCTGTTTCCGCTGACAACTGCGAAGCACGGGTATAACGTCAAACTGCCGGCGCGGCTATGGCTACGCGATGCCAAGAGGGGGGTCCAGATGGATTGCCCGCGATGCGGTAGCGCCAACCCCGATGGCAAGTCGTTTTGCGGTGACTGCGGCGAGCGATTGCCGCGGCGATGCAAGGTTTGCGGCAACGAGAGCGCGCCGGGTAAGAAGTTCTGCGCGGACTGTGGCGCCCCGCTCGCGGCAGCGGGGTCCGGCACGGCGGCGCGGCGAACGCGGGTCTTCGCCCCGGCCGCGACAGCGGCGAACACTGCCGAGCGTCGACAGCTGACCGTTATGTTCTGCGATCTCGTCGGCTCGACTGCGCTCTCGGCGCGTATCGATCCCGAGGATCTCCGAGAGGTAATCGCCACTTACCACGGTTGCGTCGCCGAGGTGGTCGACCACTATGGCGGCTTCGTCGCCAAATATATGGGCGATGGTCTTCTGATCTATTTCGGGTATCCGAATGCGCACGAGGACGACGCGGAGCGCGCGGCTCGGGCAGGTCTTGCAGTCTCCAGAGCCGTCGGACAACTCCAGACAGAGCACAATGTCGAGCCCCTCAAGGTGCGTGTCGGGATTGCCACAGGTCTCGTCGTGGTTGGTGACCTCATCGGCGCAGGCGCTGCACAGGAGCAGGCGGTCGTCGGCGAAACGCCGAATCTCGCTGCGCGTCTGCAGGCACTGGCCGAACCAGGCGCGGTGCTGATCTGTGCCAGCACGCGGCGCCTGATCGGGAGCCTCTTCGACTATCGTGATCTCGACACCGTCGCGCTCAAGGGCATCGCCGAGCCGGTCCACGCCACCCAGGTGTTGCGCGAGAGCGCTATCGAGAGTCGATTCGAGGCGCTACACCCTGGCCGGACGCCGCTTGTCGCGCGCGACGAGGAACTCGACGTCCTGGTGCGCCGCTGGAGTCAGGTGAAGGGTGGCGAAGGCCGCGTGGTGCTGATCTCCGGCGAGCCCGGCATCGGCAAGTCACGGCTCACCGTTGCGCTCCAGGAAGCGGTCGCCGGAGAGCCGCACGTGCATCTGCGCTATTTCTGCTCCCCGCATCGCACGCAGACGGCGCTACATCCGATTATCAGCCAGCTCGAACATGCCGCAGGGTTCGATCGCTCGGATAGCAACGAGACCAAACTGGACAAGCTGGAGGCGATGCTCACCTTATCCTCGGGGCAGGTCGCGCAAGACGCGGCACTCTTTGCGGAACTACTGTCGATCCCGACCGGTGAGCGGTATTCCGACCCTGCGTTGAGCCCGCAGCGCCGGAAGGAACTCCTCCTCCAACGCCTTGTCGGCCAAATCAGCGGGCTCGCTGAGCGATCACCCGTGTTGATGATCCAGGAGGACGTGCACTGGGCCGACCCGACCTCGCGCGACCTTCTCGATCGTACTATCGAGCACATCCGCGCCCTGCCTGTCCTTTTCATCGTAACGTTCCGTCCCGAGTTCGTGCCGCCCTGGCTTGGCCAGCCGCATGTCACCGCACTCGGCTTGAGCCGTCTGGGGCCGCGCGACAACGCCGAGATGATCGCGCGCGTGGCAGGCGGCAAGGAATTGCCCGCCGCCCTCAAGGAGCAGATCGTGGCGCGCACCGACGGCGTTCCGCTCTTCGTCGAGGAGTTGACAAAATCGGTGCTCGAGAGCGGCGCCTTGCGCGAGCAAGAACACGCTATGTGCTCTCAGGCCCACTGCCGGCGCTCGCCGTGCCGACGACCCTGCAAGCCTCCCTCGTGGCGAGGCTCGATCGGCTCGCGCCGGTGCGCGGCATCGCCCAGATCGGAGCCGCCATCGGGCGCGAGTTCTCGTATGAGCTGA